The following proteins come from a genomic window of Pseudomonas putida:
- the azu gene encoding azurin, with translation MFAKAVAVSLLTLASASVFAAECSVTVDSTDQMSYTTKEFTVDKSCKEFTVKLTHSGNLPKNVMGHNLVISKTADMQAIATEGMSQGIDKGYLKEDNANIIAHTAMIGAPEKETEVKFDTSKLEAGGDYSFFCTFPGHISMMKGKVVVK, from the coding sequence ATGTTTGCGAAAGCTGTAGCGGTATCCCTGCTGACCCTCGCCAGCGCCTCCGTCTTCGCCGCCGAGTGCTCGGTAACTGTCGACTCGACTGACCAGATGTCCTACACCACCAAGGAATTCACCGTCGACAAGAGCTGCAAAGAGTTCACCGTGAAACTGACCCATTCCGGCAACCTGCCGAAAAACGTCATGGGCCACAATCTGGTGATCAGCAAGACTGCCGACATGCAGGCCATTGCCACTGAAGGCATGAGCCAAGGCATCGACAAAGGCTATCTGAAAGAAGACAACGCCAACATCATCGCCCACACCGCGATGATCGGTGCACCTGAGAAAGAAACCGAAGTGAAGTTCGATACTTCCAAGCTGGAAGCGGGTGGCGATTACAGCTTCTTCTGCACCTTCCCCGGCCACATCTCGATGATGAAGGGCAAGGTTGTAGTCAAGTAA
- the nadE gene encoding ammonia-dependent NAD(+) synthetase translates to MQAVQQEIAQALNVQPPFADAAALEAEVARRVAFIKDCLANARLKTLVLGISGGVDSLTAALLAQRAINELRAESSDPAYRFIAVRLPYQVQHDEHDAQACLEVINADEVHTVDIAPAVRALAAEVQALKDGSPSLVDFVVGNVKARTRMVAQYTIAGARAGLVIGTDHAAEAVMGFFTKFGDGACDLAPLSGLVKNQVRAIARSFGAPESLVEKVPTADLEDLEPGKPDEASHGVTYQQIDAFLHGLPVEQEAFDIIVATYRKTQHKRELPFAP, encoded by the coding sequence ATGCAAGCCGTTCAGCAAGAGATTGCCCAGGCGCTCAACGTGCAGCCGCCGTTCGCAGACGCCGCTGCGCTCGAGGCCGAAGTCGCCCGGCGCGTGGCGTTCATCAAGGATTGCCTGGCCAACGCCCGTCTCAAGACCCTGGTACTGGGCATCAGCGGGGGCGTCGATTCGCTGACTGCCGCCCTGCTCGCCCAACGCGCCATCAACGAGTTGCGCGCCGAAAGCAGCGACCCGGCCTACCGCTTCATTGCCGTGCGCCTGCCGTACCAGGTACAGCATGACGAGCACGACGCCCAGGCGTGCCTGGAAGTGATCAACGCCGATGAAGTGCACACCGTTGATATTGCACCTGCCGTGCGTGCACTGGCCGCTGAGGTGCAAGCATTGAAAGACGGCTCGCCATCACTGGTGGACTTCGTCGTGGGCAACGTCAAGGCGCGTACGCGCATGGTCGCGCAGTACACAATCGCTGGCGCTCGTGCGGGCCTGGTAATCGGCACCGACCACGCCGCCGAGGCGGTGATGGGCTTCTTTACCAAGTTTGGTGACGGTGCCTGCGACCTGGCCCCGTTGAGCGGCCTGGTGAAGAACCAGGTGCGGGCCATTGCGCGCAGCTTTGGGGCGCCGGAATCGCTGGTGGAGAAGGTGCCTACTGCGGACCTGGAAGACCTGGAACCAGGCAAGCCTGACGAGGCCTCGCATGGCGTGACCTACCAGCAGATCGATGCCTTCCTGCATGGGCTGCCGGTTGAGCAGGAAGCGTTCGACATCATCGTCGCCACCTATCGCAAGACCCAGCACAAGCGCGAACTGCCGTTCGCACCGTAA
- a CDS encoding ATP-binding cassette domain-containing protein, with protein MSDEIILSVDNLMMQFGGIKALSDVSLKVKRNQIFALIGPNGAGKTTVFNCLTGFYKASGGRIELNVRGSHTNVIQLLGERFQAADFVSPARFGSRLYYKMFGGTHLVNRAGLARTFQNIRLFKEMSVVENLLVAQHMWVNRNLLAGVLNTKAYRKAESDALDHAFYWLEVVDLVDCANRLAGELSYGQQRRLEIARAMCTRPKIICLDEPAAGLNPQETEALSRMIRVLRDEHDITVVLIEHDMGMVMSISDHIVVLDHGNVIAEGAPQDIRHNPTVIAAYLGADEEELV; from the coding sequence ATGAGCGACGAAATCATTCTCTCGGTCGATAACCTGATGATGCAGTTCGGTGGCATCAAGGCGCTCAGCGACGTCAGCCTCAAGGTCAAGCGTAACCAGATCTTCGCCCTGATCGGCCCCAACGGCGCTGGCAAGACCACGGTGTTCAACTGCCTGACCGGTTTCTACAAGGCCAGCGGCGGGCGCATCGAGCTGAACGTGCGCGGTAGCCATACCAACGTCATCCAGTTGCTTGGTGAGCGCTTCCAGGCGGCGGACTTCGTTTCGCCGGCACGTTTTGGTTCGCGCCTGTACTACAAGATGTTCGGTGGCACCCACCTGGTCAACCGCGCCGGGCTGGCGCGCACCTTCCAGAACATTCGCCTGTTCAAGGAAATGTCGGTGGTGGAAAACCTGCTGGTAGCCCAGCACATGTGGGTCAACCGCAACCTGCTGGCCGGCGTGCTCAACACCAAGGCGTACCGCAAGGCCGAGAGCGATGCCCTGGACCACGCATTCTACTGGCTGGAGGTGGTCGATCTGGTCGACTGTGCCAACCGCTTGGCCGGGGAGCTTTCGTATGGCCAGCAGCGCCGCCTGGAAATCGCCCGGGCCATGTGCACGCGGCCGAAGATCATCTGCCTCGACGAACCGGCGGCCGGCCTCAACCCGCAGGAGACCGAAGCACTTAGCCGTATGATCCGCGTGCTGCGTGACGAGCACGACATCACCGTGGTGCTGATCGAACACGATATGGGCATGGTCATGAGCATTTCCGACCATATCGTCGTGCTCGACCACGGCAACGTCATCGCCGAAGGCGCGCCGCAGGATATCCGCCATAACCCGACGGTGATAGCCGCCTACCTGGGTGCCGACGAAGAGGAGCTGGTATGA
- a CDS encoding ABC transporter permease subunit, whose product MDGIFLQQLVNGLTLGSVYGLIAIGYTMVYGIIGMINFAHGEVYMISAYLAAISLALLAYFGIESFPLLMLGTLLFTIVVTGVYGFTIERIAYKPLRNSTRLAPLISAIGISLILQNYAQISQGARQQGVPTLLEGAWRVEVGTGFVQLTYTKIFILIAAFVGMGLLTYVIKYTKLGRMCRATQQDRKMASILGINTDRVISYVFVIGAVMAALAGVLITMNYGTFDFYAGFIIGIKAFTAAVLGGIGSLPGAMLGGIILGISESLFSGLINSDYKDVFSFSLLVLILIFRPQGLLGRPLVAKV is encoded by the coding sequence ATGGATGGTATTTTCCTGCAGCAACTGGTCAACGGCCTGACCCTCGGGTCGGTCTATGGCCTGATCGCCATCGGCTACACAATGGTCTATGGCATCATCGGCATGATCAACTTCGCGCACGGCGAGGTGTATATGATTTCCGCGTACCTCGCGGCAATCAGCCTGGCATTGCTGGCTTATTTCGGTATCGAGTCGTTCCCCCTGCTGATGTTGGGCACCTTGTTGTTCACCATCGTCGTCACGGGTGTGTATGGCTTCACCATTGAACGCATCGCCTACAAACCCCTGCGCAACTCCACCCGCCTGGCACCGCTGATCAGTGCCATCGGCATCTCGCTGATCCTGCAAAACTATGCGCAGATTAGCCAGGGCGCCCGCCAGCAAGGCGTGCCGACCCTGCTCGAAGGCGCCTGGCGCGTCGAAGTGGGCACTGGCTTCGTGCAACTGACCTACACCAAGATCTTCATCCTGATTGCCGCATTCGTCGGCATGGGGCTGCTCACCTATGTGATCAAGTACACCAAGCTCGGCCGTATGTGCCGCGCTACCCAGCAAGACCGCAAGATGGCCTCGATCCTTGGCATCAACACCGACCGGGTGATCTCCTACGTGTTCGTCATCGGCGCGGTGATGGCTGCGCTTGCCGGTGTGCTGATCACCATGAACTACGGCACCTTCGACTTCTACGCCGGCTTCATCATCGGCATCAAGGCATTCACCGCTGCGGTGCTCGGCGGCATCGGCTCGCTGCCCGGCGCCATGTTGGGCGGGATTATCCTGGGTATTTCCGAGTCGTTGTTCTCTGGCCTGATCAACTCCGACTACAAGGACGTGTTCAGCTTCTCGCTGCTGGTGCTGATCCTTATCTTCCGCCCACAAGGCCTGTTGGGTCGCCCGCTCGTGGCTAAGGTGTGA
- the livM gene encoding high-affinity branched-chain amino acid ABC transporter permease LivM → MSTAKTASVSETQGFDLKRSLLETIVAGLLALIVFGPVVGVVLDGYSFNAEPRRVAWLVGGVMAGRFLLSLYLQTAAGKRMLQGFDSGGSGVHVNAPNYKSRLRYIIPALIVIAIVFPIFANKYLLTVVILGLIYVLLGLGLNIVVGLAGLLDLGYVAFYAIGAYGLALGYQYLGLGFWSVLPLAAIAAALAGCILGFPVLRMHGDYLAIVTLGFGEIIRLVLNNWLSFTGGPNGMPAPAPTFFGLEFGRRAKDGGVPIHEYFGFDYNANLKFVFIYAVLFLVVLAVLYIKHRLTRMPVGRAWEALREDEIACRSMGLNHVLVKLSAFTLGASTAGLAGVFFATYQGFVNPSSFTFFESALILAIVVLGGMGSTVGVVIAAFVLTVAPELLRSFSEYRVLLFGVLMVLMMIWRPRGLIRISRTGVVPRKGVAP, encoded by the coding sequence ATGTCCACTGCCAAAACTGCCTCCGTTTCCGAAACCCAAGGTTTCGATCTCAAACGCAGCCTGCTGGAGACCATCGTCGCCGGCCTGCTCGCGCTCATTGTCTTTGGTCCGGTCGTCGGCGTGGTGCTCGACGGCTACAGCTTCAATGCCGAACCCCGCCGCGTGGCCTGGCTGGTCGGTGGCGTGATGGCCGGGCGCTTCCTGCTCAGCCTGTATCTGCAGACCGCAGCAGGCAAACGCATGTTGCAAGGCTTCGACAGCGGCGGCTCGGGGGTGCACGTCAATGCACCGAACTACAAGTCGCGTCTGCGTTACATCATTCCGGCGCTGATCGTGATCGCAATCGTCTTCCCCATCTTCGCCAACAAGTACCTGCTGACCGTGGTCATCCTCGGCCTGATCTACGTGCTGCTGGGCCTTGGCCTGAACATCGTGGTGGGCCTGGCGGGCCTGCTCGACCTGGGCTACGTGGCGTTCTACGCCATCGGCGCCTATGGCCTGGCGCTGGGCTACCAGTACCTGGGGCTGGGGTTCTGGAGTGTGCTGCCACTGGCGGCCATCGCCGCAGCTCTGGCGGGGTGCATACTGGGCTTCCCGGTGTTGCGCATGCACGGTGACTACCTGGCGATCGTGACCCTGGGCTTTGGCGAGATCATCCGGCTGGTACTGAACAACTGGCTGTCGTTCACCGGTGGCCCGAACGGCATGCCGGCCCCGGCGCCGACCTTTTTTGGCCTGGAGTTCGGCCGTCGAGCCAAGGATGGCGGGGTGCCGATCCACGAGTACTTCGGCTTCGATTACAACGCCAATCTGAAGTTCGTGTTCATCTATGCCGTGCTGTTCCTGGTCGTGCTGGCGGTGCTGTACATCAAGCATCGGCTGACCCGCATGCCGGTTGGCCGCGCTTGGGAAGCGCTGCGTGAAGACGAAATCGCCTGCCGCTCGATGGGCCTGAACCATGTGCTGGTCAAGCTTTCGGCCTTCACCCTCGGGGCCTCCACTGCGGGCCTTGCCGGGGTGTTCTTCGCCACCTACCAAGGCTTCGTCAACCCGTCCTCGTTCACGTTCTTCGAGTCGGCGCTGATTCTGGCCATTGTCGTACTTGGCGGCATGGGTTCGACCGTGGGCGTAGTGATCGCTGCGTTCGTACTGACTGTAGCGCCGGAGCTGCTGCGCAGCTTCTCCGAATACCGGGTGCTGCTGTTCGGTGTGCTGATGGTGCTGATGATGATCTGGCGACCGCGTGGGCTGATCCGCATCAGCCGTACCGGTGTGGTCCCGCGTAAAGGAGTCGCGCCATGA
- the pncB gene encoding nicotinate phosphoribosyltransferase — MSESAFAERIVHNLLDTDFYKLTMMQGVLHNYPDADVEWEFRCRNGEDLRPYLGEIRNQLERLSELTLDDGQLAFLERISFLKPDFLRFLRLFRFNLRYVRVGIESDQLYLRLKGPWLHVILFEVPLLAIISEVRNRHLHPRMRLAEARDQLYRKFDWLQAHASVDELAELQVADFGTRRRFSSRVQEEVVRVLRDDFPARFVGTSNVDLAWKLDIKPLGTMAHEWIMAHQQLGPRLIDSQIAALDCWVREYRGLLGIALTDCITMDAFLSDFDLYFAKLFDGLRHDSGEPVAWAEKAIAHYQRLGIDPMTKTLVFSDGLNLTRALQIFRALRGRINVSFGIGTNLTCDMPGVAPMNIVLKMTDCNGSPVAKISDEAAKTQCRDENFVAYMRHVFKIPSKE; from the coding sequence ATGAGCGAGAGCGCATTCGCTGAGCGCATCGTGCACAACCTGCTCGACACCGACTTCTACAAGCTCACCATGATGCAGGGCGTTCTGCACAACTACCCGGATGCCGACGTGGAGTGGGAATTCCGCTGCCGCAATGGCGAAGACTTGCGCCCCTACTTGGGCGAGATCCGCAACCAGCTCGAACGGCTGAGCGAACTTACCCTCGATGATGGCCAGCTGGCCTTCCTCGAACGCATCAGCTTCCTCAAGCCCGATTTCCTGCGTTTCCTGCGCCTGTTCCGTTTCAACCTGCGCTATGTACGGGTGGGAATCGAGAGCGACCAGCTGTACCTGCGCCTCAAAGGCCCCTGGCTGCATGTGATCCTCTTCGAAGTCCCGCTGCTGGCCATCATCAGCGAAGTGCGCAACCGCCACCTGCACCCACGCATGCGCCTGGCCGAGGCCCGTGACCAGCTTTACCGCAAGTTCGACTGGCTGCAGGCGCATGCCAGCGTCGACGAACTGGCCGAGCTTCAAGTGGCCGACTTCGGCACCCGCCGGCGTTTTTCCAGCCGCGTGCAGGAGGAGGTGGTGCGGGTACTGCGCGATGACTTCCCGGCCCGCTTCGTCGGTACCAGCAACGTCGATTTGGCATGGAAACTGGATATCAAGCCGCTGGGCACCATGGCCCACGAATGGATCATGGCCCACCAGCAGCTCGGCCCGCGGCTGATCGACAGCCAGATCGCCGCCCTGGACTGCTGGGTCCGGGAGTACCGCGGCCTGCTCGGCATCGCCCTGACCGACTGCATCACCATGGATGCCTTCCTCAGCGATTTCGACTTGTACTTCGCCAAGCTGTTCGACGGCCTGCGCCATGACTCGGGTGAGCCGGTGGCCTGGGCGGAAAAGGCCATCGCCCATTACCAGAGGCTGGGAATCGACCCGATGACCAAGACCCTGGTGTTCTCCGACGGCCTCAACCTGACCCGCGCGTTGCAGATCTTCCGTGCCCTGCGCGGGCGCATAAACGTCAGTTTCGGAATCGGCACCAACCTGACCTGCGACATGCCCGGCGTGGCGCCGATGAATATCGTGCTTAAAATGACCGACTGCAACGGCTCGCCGGTGGCGAAGATCTCTGACGAGGCCGCCAAGACCCAGTGCCGCGACGAGAACTTCGTCGCCTACATGCGTCACGTGTTCAAAATCCCCAGCAAGGAGTAA
- a CDS encoding branched-chain amino acid ABC transporter substrate-binding protein, translating into MSQTFYKKGFLALAVATALGVSSYVQADVKIGVAGPMTGANAAFGEQYMKGAQAAADKINAAGGVNGEKIILVKGDDACEPKQAVSVANRLVDQDKVIGVVGHFCSSNTIPASEVYDEAGVIAITPGSTNPQVTERGLSAMFRMCGRDDQQGIVAGDYIVDVLKGKKVAVLHDKDTYGQGLADATKAQLEKRGVKPVLYEGLTRGEKDFSAVVTKIRSTGADVVYFGGLHPEAGPLVRQLREQGLKDVKFMSDDGIVTDELVATAGGAQYVDGVYMTFGADPRMLPDSKAVVEEFRKAGTEPEGYTLYAYASLQALAAAFNGAKSNKGEDAAKWLKANPVQTVMGEKKWDSKGDLTVSDYVVYQWDKDGKYHQLEKQK; encoded by the coding sequence ATGTCGCAGACGTTTTACAAGAAAGGTTTCCTGGCACTGGCCGTAGCTACGGCACTGGGTGTTTCTTCGTATGTTCAGGCCGACGTCAAGATCGGTGTCGCGGGCCCGATGACCGGTGCTAACGCAGCGTTTGGCGAGCAATACATGAAAGGTGCCCAGGCGGCAGCTGACAAGATCAACGCTGCCGGTGGCGTCAACGGCGAGAAAATCATCCTGGTCAAAGGCGATGACGCCTGCGAGCCGAAACAGGCTGTATCGGTTGCCAACCGTTTGGTCGATCAGGACAAGGTAATCGGTGTGGTGGGCCACTTCTGCTCCTCCAACACCATTCCAGCTTCCGAGGTGTATGACGAAGCAGGCGTGATCGCCATCACCCCTGGCTCTACCAACCCACAAGTCACCGAGCGCGGGCTGAGCGCCATGTTCCGCATGTGCGGCCGTGACGACCAGCAGGGCATCGTTGCCGGTGACTACATCGTCGATGTGCTCAAGGGCAAGAAGGTGGCGGTGCTGCACGACAAGGATACCTACGGCCAGGGCCTGGCCGATGCAACCAAGGCGCAGCTGGAGAAGCGTGGCGTCAAGCCGGTGCTGTATGAAGGCCTGACCCGTGGCGAGAAAGACTTCAGCGCCGTGGTGACCAAGATCCGCTCCACCGGTGCCGACGTGGTCTACTTTGGCGGCCTTCACCCCGAAGCCGGTCCGCTGGTACGTCAACTGCGCGAACAAGGCCTGAAGGACGTCAAGTTCATGTCCGATGACGGCATCGTCACCGACGAACTGGTCGCAACTGCGGGCGGCGCCCAGTACGTAGACGGCGTGTACATGACCTTCGGCGCCGACCCGCGCATGCTGCCAGACAGCAAGGCGGTGGTGGAAGAATTCCGCAAAGCCGGTACCGAGCCTGAAGGCTACACCCTCTACGCCTACGCTTCGCTGCAAGCCCTGGCCGCTGCCTTCAACGGCGCCAAGTCGAACAAGGGCGAAGACGCTGCCAAGTGGCTCAAGGCCAACCCGGTGCAGACCGTCATGGGCGAGAAGAAGTGGGACAGCAAGGGCGACCTGACTGTCTCCGACTACGTGGTCTACCAGTGGGACAAGGACGGCAAGTACCACCAGCTGGAAAAACAAAAATAA
- a CDS encoding ABC transporter ATP-binding protein encodes MSAPILELKDLDVFYGPIQALKKVSMHIDEGETVSLIGANGAGKSTLLMSIFGQPRAASGQIVYRGTDITRKSSHYIASNGIAQSPEGRRVFPDMSVEENLMMGTIPIGDKYASEDMQRMFELFPRLKERRNQRAMTMSGGEQQMLAIARALMSRPKLLLLDEPSLGLAPIVVKQIFSTLRELAKTGMTIFLVEQNANHALKLSDRAYVMVNGEIRMTGTGQELLVNEEVRSAYLGGH; translated from the coding sequence ATGAGTGCACCCATTCTGGAACTGAAAGACCTGGACGTGTTCTACGGGCCGATCCAGGCATTGAAAAAGGTCTCGATGCACATCGATGAAGGTGAGACGGTGAGCCTGATCGGCGCCAACGGTGCCGGCAAGTCGACCCTGCTGATGTCCATCTTCGGCCAGCCGCGCGCAGCCTCCGGGCAGATTGTCTACCGTGGCACCGACATTACCCGCAAGTCGTCGCACTACATCGCATCCAATGGCATCGCCCAGTCGCCTGAAGGGCGCCGGGTTTTCCCCGACATGAGCGTCGAGGAAAACCTGATGATGGGGACCATCCCTATCGGTGACAAATATGCCAGTGAGGACATGCAGCGCATGTTCGAGCTGTTCCCACGGTTGAAGGAGCGGCGAAACCAGCGTGCGATGACCATGTCCGGTGGTGAGCAGCAGATGCTGGCTATCGCCCGTGCGCTGATGAGTCGGCCCAAATTGCTGCTGCTCGACGAGCCGTCGCTGGGGCTGGCGCCGATCGTGGTCAAGCAGATCTTTTCAACCCTGCGCGAACTGGCCAAGACCGGGATGACCATCTTTTTGGTGGAGCAGAACGCCAACCATGCCTTGAAGTTGTCCGACCGGGCCTATGTGATGGTCAACGGCGAGATTCGCATGACCGGCACCGGGCAGGAGTTGTTGGTCAACGAAGAGGTTCGCAGCGCCTATCTTGGCGGGCACTAA